GTGGCCACTCCGAACGGATTGGCGAGATTGTGGAAGTGATCGACGAGATCGCCGACCAGACCAACCTGCTGGCGCTGAACGCGGCCATCGAAGCCGCCCGGGCGGGCGAGCACGGGCGGGGCTTCGCCGTGGTGGCCGACGAGGTGCGCAAGCTGGCCGAGCGGTCATCCCGGGCCACCAAGGAGATAGCCGGTCTGATCGCTTCGGTGCAGAAAGAGACTCGCAGCACGGCTGCCAGCATGGATTCGGCCATGAAGGAAGTGGGCCAGGGAATGGAGGTGGCCCAGGGCGCCCGCGACGCTCTGGAGGAGATTCGCCGCATGGTGGCGGATTCCGACGCGCAGGCCGAGGCCGTGGCCGGGGCAGCCAATCGCATGCTGGCGCAATCCCAGCAGGTGGCCAGGGCCATAGATGCCCTGGCGGCGGCCACGGAGGAGAACGCGGCTGCCACCGAGCACATGGCCCAGGGCAGCGACCGGGTGGGCCAGGCGGCGGAGGGGATTGCCGCCATCACGGAGCAGAATGCGGCGGCAGCCGAGGAGGTGTCGGCAGCCGTGGAAGAGGTCAATGCCGTGGTGGAGCAGGTGGCCGGCTGGGCTCGCAGCCTGGCCGATATTGCGGAAGATCACCGGCGCTCGGCCACGCGCTTTCAACTCACTGGCGACGGCTCCCGACCTGCCGCTGCCGGCGCGGCCGACTCCGGCGACGGCGAGGGCGGCGGGCGCACCTGGCTGGGCGGGATGCTGGGACGAATCCGCCGGGTGGCGGCGAGGGCTGGCGGTGGTGGACGAGCGTGAGCGCTGAGCTGAGCGGGCGCGGGGTGGTGAGCAGGGGTGAGCGCTGAGCGGGCCCTGGTGGTGTTCCAGCTCGGGAACGAGGAGTACGCCATCACCGTGGAGCGGGTGCGCGAGGTGGTGAAGGCGGAGCGCATCACCCGCGTACCGGGGGCTCCCTCCTACGTGCGGGGGATCATCAACCTGCGCGGGCGCGTGGTACCCGTGATCGAGCTGCGGCAGCGGCTCGGCCTGGATGCGGCCCCGGTCGAGCGCCCGCGCATCATGGTGGCAGAGGACGGCTCCGCCCTGGTGGGGATGCTGGTGGACCGGGCCTTCGAGGTGATGCGTATCCAGCCCGGGCAGCTGCAGCCTCCCGACGAGGTGCTGCAGGGGGACGAGAACAGCCGGTTCGTCGAGGCGGTGGCGAATCTGGACGGCCGCCTGGTGGTGGTCCTGCGTCCGGGAGAGCTCCTCGCCCGCGAGGATAAACAGGCCGTGGCGGAAATAGTGGCAAGCTGACGCCGGGCCAGGGGAGGACCCTATGGGCGACGCCTTTGCCTTCACCGCGGATGACATCGCCGTATTCCTGGTCGAAGGGGAGGAATTGCTGGCGGCGCTGGAATCCAGCCTCCTGGTCATGGAGGCCTCCGCCCGCCAGGGCGGAAGCGTTGATCCGGAAGTGGTCGCCGGCGCCTTCCGGGCTGCCCACACCCTAAAGGGATCGTCGGCTGCTGTGGGTCTGCGCGCCATGTCAGTCCTCACCCACGCCATGGAGAACGTCCTGGACGGGGTGCGCCGGGGAGGAAAGCCGGAACCCGCCCAGATGGAAGCGCTGCTGGGTGCGCTGGACCACATCCGCAGCCAGCTGGCGCACGTGGGGGAGGCGGTCCATCGGGAGGGGCCCGAGGTGCTCGCCCGCCTGGGTGAACAGGATGACCCCCGCGCCCGGGAACTGGCCGTCCTCCTGGTGGGAAAGACGAAATCCGGGGCGCTGGGGATTCGCGTCAGATTCCACGAGCAGTGCCTGATGCCGGCGGTGCGTGCCTATCAGGCGGTCATGGCGCTGGAGGATGCCGGTGAAATCGTCGCGTGCCAGCCATCCCTCGAGGACATCGAGGCCGAACGGGTGGGCAACGTTCTCGAGGTGAACCTGGAGACGGCACTCCCTCGCGAGCAGGTCAGGGCGCGGCTGGAAAGCATCTCCGACGTCGTGGAGGTCACGATTTCCGCGGGCGAGGGCGTCCTCCCGCACGCCCCCCCGGCGGAGACGGCGGCGGCGGCACCCGGTGGTGCGGTGCAGCCCGCCCGGGGAACGGCGGCAGCGGGCATCACCCGCAGCGTGCGGGTGGATGTGCGGGTGCTGGACGAACTGATGAACCTGGCGGGTGAGCTGGTCATCCAGCGCACCCGGCTGGGGCGCCTGCTGGCTGACGCCCGGCTGGTCGATGAGAATCTGGGCAAGGCGGTGGAAGACGTCGGGCGGGTGGCGACCCAGCTGCAGGAGCAGGTCATGAAGGCGCGCATGCTCCCCGTGGCGAACCTCTTCCGCCGCTTCCCCCGCATGGTGAGAGACCTGGCTACAGCCGCGGCCAAGGAGGTGGAGCTGGTCATCCGGGGCGAGGACACCGAGCTGGACCGCGCGGTCCTGGAAGAGATCGGCGACCCCCTGGTGCACATCCTGCGCAACGCCGTCGACCACGGCCTGGAGTTCCCGGCCGGGAGGGAGGCGATGGGGAAACCCCGCACCGGAAAGATCGTGCTGTCAGCCCAGCACGAGGAAAACTACGTCCTCATCTCGGTGCGGGACGACGGGCGGGGGATCGACGTGGAGCGGGTGCGCCAGAAGGCGATCGCGGCGGGGCTGGTGGGTGCTGATGAGGCGCGCGACCTGCCCGCCCCCGAAGTGATCAACTTCATATTCTCGCCCGGATTCAGCACCGCCGACAGAGTCACCGAGGTGTCGGGCCGGGGCGTGGGGCTGGACGTGGTGCGGCGGAACGTGCAGCGGGTGGGGGGAACGCTCCAGGTGGAGAATTTCCCGGGCCAGGGTGTGGAGTTCCAGATGCGCC
This genomic interval from Bacillota bacterium contains the following:
- a CDS encoding chemotaxis protein CheW, which encodes MSAERALVVFQLGNEEYAITVERVREVVKAERITRVPGAPSYVRGIINLRGRVVPVIELRQRLGLDAAPVERPRIMVAEDGSALVGMLVDRAFEVMRIQPGQLQPPDEVLQGDENSRFVEAVANLDGRLVVVLRPGELLAREDKQAVAEIVAS
- a CDS encoding chemotaxis protein CheA; this encodes MGDAFAFTADDIAVFLVEGEELLAALESSLLVMEASARQGGSVDPEVVAGAFRAAHTLKGSSAAVGLRAMSVLTHAMENVLDGVRRGGKPEPAQMEALLGALDHIRSQLAHVGEAVHREGPEVLARLGEQDDPRARELAVLLVGKTKSGALGIRVRFHEQCLMPAVRAYQAVMALEDAGEIVACQPSLEDIEAERVGNVLEVNLETALPREQVRARLESISDVVEVTISAGEGVLPHAPPAETAAAAPGGAVQPARGTAAAGITRSVRVDVRVLDELMNLAGELVIQRTRLGRLLADARLVDENLGKAVEDVGRVATQLQEQVMKARMLPVANLFRRFPRMVRDLATAAAKEVELVIRGEDTELDRAVLEEIGDPLVHILRNAVDHGLEFPAGREAMGKPRTGKIVLSAQHEENYVLISVRDDGRGIDVERVRQKAIAAGLVGADEARDLPAPEVINFIFSPGFSTADRVTEVSGRGVGLDVVRRNVQRVGGTLQVENFPGQGVEFQMRLPLTLAIIRCLLCQWGEEIYAVPLGHVDEVVEIDLERLPTVYQKRVLLVRESALPFRPLGAALGLDPAPVEFALVVRAGGLLAALGVTGLLGDQEVVVKDLGAWLGNVRGMAGATILGDGRVALILDVATLLRTAGRTPAA